Within the Flavobacterium sp. N502536 genome, the region GGTGTCAGATGTCCGAATAAAAACTGATCCGGTTGCTCATTTGGGAATGAAACTTCAATAAAAATACCTTTAAGTTGTTTGCTTTTAACCAAAGGTGCAACTGCGGTCCAGAGCGACTTTAACTTGTCGCTTTTCTCTACAGCATCCGGTCCGGTATCACCCAGGTAAAGCACATACGATTCGCCACTTTTAATCAGGAAAGCAGTGCTCTCAAACGGATTCACATGACTTAATGGAAATGCTTTTACCGTCATCGTGGTATTGGTAATCGGAATTTCTTCTCCGATATTTAAAGTCTGAAAATGGTACTTTTTTAACGGAGTTCCGGGACCTTTATCTCCAAAATTGGCCCAGGTTTGATCGTTGAAATAATGGTTTTCCATCATTTCCATACATTTTTCAGTGGCATAAACTGTCTTCGAAGAATCTGCCGGAGAGTTTATGATTAAACCCGAAACATGGTCTAAATGAGCATGCGATATAAAATAACCTTTAATGTATTTTCGTAAAACTTCGCTGGTTGAAACTTTAAACACTTTATTTTCAATTGCTTTTTCAATTCCGGCGTTTACCGTTCCGGCATCTAAACAGATAAAATCATGCGTATTGGCAGGTGCAACTAAATAGGCTGAAAGATTCTTCTCGTCTATTCCTCCTTTTATCCCTAAAGGAACGACCTGAAAGGATTTTTTTTGCTCTTTTTGAGAAAAAGCAGGAACTGAAATTAGGACGAAACAAACTAAAAACCGACTGAAAATGGACATATTTGAGTACTTTTATTTCCGCAAATTTCATCAATTAAGACGAATAAATCATGCTATCGCGCTGTAATTCATTTTAATTAAATCTAAATTTACCTGATTTTAACAACTTAGTTCGATTAAATTTCAGCTTGAAATAATATCTTTACATAAAAATATAACAATTTTAACAAAAAAAGTTACAATGACAACAATAGCATCACAGTTTGGAATGAATGAGGCTCTGGAAAAATTGGGCATCAAAGCGATCAACGAAGGAACATCGACAGGTTTACAAAACTTTTCTTCGGGAGAAGTTTTAGAGAGCTTTTCACCGGTTGATGGAAAACTAATAGGATCGGTAAAAATGTCGACGCCTCAGGATTATGAAAAAGTAATGCAGGCGGCTACAGAAGCGTTTAAAACTTTTCGTTTAATTCCGGCACCGCAACGTGGAGAAATTGTACGTCAGTTTGGACAAAAGCTGCGTGAAAATAAAGAAGCACTTGGTAAATTGGTTTCTTATGAAATGGGGAAATCATTGCAGGAGGGTTATGGTGAAGTGCAGGAAATGATTGACATCTGCGATTTTGCAGTTGGTTTGTCACGTCAGCTTCACGGTTTAACCATGCATTCTGAAAGACCAGGACATCGTATGTACGAGCAATACCATTCGTTGGGAGTGGTAGGGATTATTTCGGCATTTAACTTTCCGGTAGCAGTCTGGTCGTGGAATACGGCTTTGGCATGGATTTCAGGTGATGTTTGTGTTTGGAAACCTTCTGAAAAAACACCTCTTTGTGGAATTGCCTGTCAGAATATTATCGCTCAGGTGATTAAAGAGAATAATTTACCGGAAGGGATCTCTTGTTTGATCAACGGCGATTATAAAATAGGAGAATTAATGACAGCGGATACCAGAATCCCGTTAGTTTCGGCTACAGGTTCAACCCGAATGGGGAAAATTGTAGCACAGGCGGTTGCAGGACGTTTAGGGAAATCATTGTTAGAATTAGGAGGAAACAATGCTATTATTGTGACTCCGGATGCCGATATTAAAATGACGGTTATTGGTGCTGTTTTTGGAGCTGTTGGTACAGCAGGACAACGTTGTACTTCAACACGCCGACTAATTATTCACGAAAGTATTTATGATAAAGTAAAAGACGCTTTGGTTGCGGCTTACAAACAATTAAGAATTGGAAACCCATTGGATGAAAACAATCATGTGGGGCCGCTTATTGATACGCACGCGGTGGAGCAGTATGCTAAAGCTTTAAATAAAGTAGTTGCCGAAGGAGGAAAAATTCTGGTGGAAGGCGGAGTGCTTTCAGGTGAAGGTTATGAAAGCGGTTGTTATGTAAAACCTGCGATTGCAGAAGCACAAAATTCATTTGAAATTGTACAGCACGAAACATTTGCTCCGGTCTTGTATCTGATTAAATATTCAGGAGAAGTGGAGAATGCTATTGATTTTCAAAATGGAGTTGCACAAGGATTGTCATCTGCTATTATGACCAATAATCTTCGTGAAGCCGAAAGATTTTTATCTGTAGTGGGTTCTGATTGCGGAATTGCGAATGTAAACATTGGTACTTCAGGTGCTGAAATTGGAGGTGCTTTTGGTGGAGAAAAAGAAACCGGTGGTGGACGTGAATCAGGATCTGATGCCTGGAAAATTTACATGCGCCGTCAGACCAATACAATCAATTATACGACAAGTTTGCCATTGGCACAAGGAATTAAATTTGATTTGTAATAGTTGTTTCCTGTAAAATGATAAAATGTAAAAGGCTTCCAATTGGGAAGCCTTTTGTTTTTGGTGTTATTTTTTAAGAACAGTTTGCGTAAAGGAACCGTCAGTGGTAACGACTTTTAGCAGGTAAGTTCCAGGGATCAGAGTACTTAGATCCATACTTTTAGTCTCTTTTCCGGAGGTTTTTACCAGATTGCCCGAGATGTTATAAAGGAACACTTTCTCTACAGTCTGATTAGATTCTGAAAAATATAAAACATCAGCAACCGGATTGGGGTATAAAATCACCTTGGAAGCTTTTGGTTCAGCGATCACGTCAGCCGCTTGTGCCATTCGTAACGTAGGTCCGTTGTTGTATTCCGTACTGATGTAAAACAGATTGGCAACAGATCCTTTTGTAATGGTATTTGAACCCGCAGGGATAGATGCGGTTACAATTCCGGCTGATGCGGTATAAGAAACATTATTTACTTTAACGGTTCCGGTAAAGTTAGAATCAAAAACCAGGGTTAAAGTAGAAGGGTTTGCAGTGGTATAAGCAATTGTAGTGCTTGACTCCATTTTTAAACGTGCTGTGAGTGTTAGTCCGGCATAAGTTACAGCCCCGTTAGTTGAATTCATATTTCCTGTAATCGTATAAAATGAACTAGTTTTTCCCGATGTTGTAAAGTTGTGAATTTCATCACTAGTTGGCGTTCCGGTAGTAACGGTAAGCGTTCCTGAACCTGTTGCCGGTGTTCCGGTTCCGGTTGTGGCAATCGAATAAGAAACGGTAGCGGTTGGAGTTCCTGAAATAGTGATGGTTTTGGCAGTGGTATTTTTTACAAAACTAATTCCCGAAGCAGGCAGTCCTGCAACCGTTGCATCA harbors:
- a CDS encoding MBL fold metallo-hydrolase — translated: MSIFSRFLVCFVLISVPAFSQKEQKKSFQVVPLGIKGGIDEKNLSAYLVAPANTHDFICLDAGTVNAGIEKAIENKVFKVSTSEVLRKYIKGYFISHAHLDHVSGLIINSPADSSKTVYATEKCMEMMENHYFNDQTWANFGDKGPGTPLKKYHFQTLNIGEEIPITNTTMTVKAFPLSHVNPFESTAFLIKSGESYVLYLGDTGPDAVEKSDKLKSLWTAVAPLVKSKQLKGIFIEVSFPNEQPDQFLFGHLTPNYLMKELHTLQDLSGKDTLKGFSIIVTHLKPPTKNIVKLKEQLQKQNDLGLKLIYPEQGKSFEL
- a CDS encoding aldehyde dehydrogenase family protein — encoded protein: MTTIASQFGMNEALEKLGIKAINEGTSTGLQNFSSGEVLESFSPVDGKLIGSVKMSTPQDYEKVMQAATEAFKTFRLIPAPQRGEIVRQFGQKLRENKEALGKLVSYEMGKSLQEGYGEVQEMIDICDFAVGLSRQLHGLTMHSERPGHRMYEQYHSLGVVGIISAFNFPVAVWSWNTALAWISGDVCVWKPSEKTPLCGIACQNIIAQVIKENNLPEGISCLINGDYKIGELMTADTRIPLVSATGSTRMGKIVAQAVAGRLGKSLLELGGNNAIIVTPDADIKMTVIGAVFGAVGTAGQRCTSTRRLIIHESIYDKVKDALVAAYKQLRIGNPLDENNHVGPLIDTHAVEQYAKALNKVVAEGGKILVEGGVLSGEGYESGCYVKPAIAEAQNSFEIVQHETFAPVLYLIKYSGEVENAIDFQNGVAQGLSSAIMTNNLREAERFLSVVGSDCGIANVNIGTSGAEIGGAFGGEKETGGGRESGSDAWKIYMRRQTNTINYTTSLPLAQGIKFDL